A region of Nostoc sp. 'Peltigera membranacea cyanobiont' N6 DNA encodes the following proteins:
- a CDS encoding MupA/Atu3671 family FMN-dependent luciferase-like monooxygenase, producing the protein MTTSIEELLGLQPPTATRKKESNNQISFSLLFFSDVRKDVTDKQKYEFVRDITVFGDRAGFTAIYIPERHFYEFGSIFANSAVMASYLIPQTTRIRFRTAGISLPLHHPAEIVEWWAMNDILSDGRVDLGFGSGWNKPDFIYAPEKYAERRKICSEWIPMVQKLWRGETVAFPGPNGELIPIVVYPRPLQKELNVWLLVTKNDDGFLYAGRQGYNVFTMLYGNNFQAMREKIALYRQGREEGGHDPKKGIVTLMLHTLVHESRDLVHKVVELPFKAYIKSSLDAHVQALDDNKGVSAKEKAKILDYAYQRYVKTAAIFGTVDDGRKVIDEAIAIGVNDIACLVDFGVDYSLVKESLSYLEQLTSHYLPYTK; encoded by the coding sequence ATGACTACTTCCATCGAAGAATTGCTCGGTCTACAGCCCCCGACTGCAACCCGTAAAAAGGAAAGTAACAACCAAATTTCGTTCAGCTTGCTGTTTTTCTCTGACGTGAGGAAAGATGTGACGGACAAGCAGAAATATGAATTCGTGCGCGACATCACGGTGTTTGGCGATCGCGCAGGGTTTACGGCAATCTACATACCTGAGCGACACTTCTACGAATTTGGTTCTATTTTCGCCAATTCGGCGGTGATGGCATCCTATTTGATTCCGCAGACGACCCGCATCCGGTTTAGAACAGCCGGGATTTCCCTGCCTCTGCACCATCCGGCTGAAATCGTCGAGTGGTGGGCGATGAATGATATATTATCTGATGGACGAGTGGATCTCGGTTTTGGGTCGGGATGGAACAAGCCCGATTTTATTTATGCGCCCGAAAAATATGCTGAACGACGGAAGATTTGTAGTGAGTGGATTCCGATGGTGCAAAAGCTTTGGCGTGGCGAAACTGTCGCCTTTCCCGGCCCGAACGGTGAACTAATACCGATTGTGGTTTATCCACGTCCCCTGCAAAAGGAACTGAACGTCTGGCTGCTTGTCACAAAGAATGATGACGGTTTTCTGTACGCAGGTCGTCAAGGTTACAACGTTTTCACCATGCTCTACGGAAATAACTTTCAAGCCATGCGAGAAAAGATCGCATTATATCGTCAGGGACGGGAGGAAGGGGGTCACGATCCCAAGAAAGGCATAGTGACTCTAATGCTACATACCTTGGTTCACGAAAGCCGTGACTTGGTGCATAAAGTTGTTGAATTACCCTTTAAGGCTTATATCAAAAGTTCTCTAGACGCGCACGTACAAGCACTGGATGATAATAAAGGTGTCTCAGCGAAAGAGAAGGCCAAAATACTCGATTACGCATATCAACGGTATGTTAAAACAGCAGCTATTTTCGGCACCGTGGACGACGGCAGGAAAGTCATTGATGAAGCGATCGCGATCGGTGTTAACGATATAGCCTGCTTGGTTGATTTTGGCGTGGATTACTCTTTGGTAAAGGAGTCCCTCTCCTACCTGGAACAATTGACTTCGCACTATTTGCCATATACTAAATAA